One Roseomonas gilardii subsp. gilardii genomic region harbors:
- a CDS encoding FKBP-type peptidyl-prolyl cis-trans isomerase: MPRSGQWVTVHYTGWLDNQGQPGRKFDSSRDRGDPFQFMIGMGQVISGWDIGVSTMKVGGRRILVLPPEHGYGARGAGGVIPPNATLIFDVELLGLG, encoded by the coding sequence ATCCCCCGCTCCGGCCAGTGGGTCACCGTCCATTACACCGGCTGGCTCGACAACCAGGGCCAGCCCGGCCGCAAGTTCGACAGCTCCCGCGACCGCGGCGACCCGTTCCAGTTCATGATCGGCATGGGGCAGGTGATCTCCGGCTGGGATATCGGCGTCTCCACCATGAAGGTGGGCGGCCGCCGCATCCTCGTCCTGCCGCCGGAGCACGGCTATGGCGCGCGCGGCGCCGGTGGCGTGATCCCGCCGAACGCCACGCTGATCTTCGACGTGGAGCTGCTCGGCCTCGGCTGA
- a CDS encoding SDR family NAD(P)-dependent oxidoreductase, which yields MEFQDKRVIITGAGGIYGRWIAQAFAREGARLCLSDNRQDALESVAEELGLPEERVMLHRTELMEEASIRDLTAHVKARWGGADILVNNAGIYPGGDLFDLPTREWDRVFGVNVRAVFILSREVAHLMVAEGVPGSIVNISSGASRKMNPARVAYCTSKTTLDRLTKGLALDFAPRNIRVNAVEPGFAPGSEVSPLSDEYVSNMLTRIPLGRTSGPDDAAAAVLYLCSGKAGYVTGATLTVDGGNSIRT from the coding sequence ATGGAATTCCAGGACAAGCGCGTCATCATCACCGGTGCCGGGGGCATCTACGGGCGCTGGATCGCCCAGGCCTTCGCCCGCGAGGGCGCGCGCCTCTGCCTCTCCGACAACCGGCAGGACGCGCTGGAATCGGTGGCCGAGGAGCTGGGCCTGCCGGAGGAGCGCGTGATGCTCCACCGGACCGAGCTGATGGAGGAAGCCTCGATCCGCGACCTGACAGCCCATGTGAAGGCGCGCTGGGGCGGGGCGGACATCCTGGTGAACAATGCCGGCATCTATCCCGGCGGCGATCTCTTCGACCTGCCGACCCGCGAGTGGGACCGGGTCTTCGGCGTCAATGTCCGCGCCGTCTTCATCCTGTCGCGGGAGGTGGCGCATCTGATGGTGGCGGAGGGCGTGCCCGGCAGCATCGTCAACATCTCCTCCGGCGCATCGCGCAAGATGAACCCGGCCCGTGTCGCCTATTGCACCTCCAAGACCACGCTGGACCGGCTCACCAAGGGGCTGGCGCTGGATTTCGCGCCCCGCAACATCCGGGTGAACGCGGTGGAGCCGGGCTTCGCCCCGGGCAGCGAGGTCAGCCCGCTGAGCGACGAATACGTCTCCAACATGCTGACCCGCATCCCGCTGGGCCGCACCAGCGGGCCGGACGATGCCGCGGCGGCGGTGCTCTATCTCTGCTCCGGCAAGGCCGGCTACGTCACCGGCGCCACGCTGACGGTGGACGGGGGCAACTCGATCCGCACCTAG